A section of the Anabaena cylindrica PCC 7122 genome encodes:
- a CDS encoding Nif3-like dinuclear metal center hexameric protein, whose protein sequence is MKTADLITWFEEWANPAWCENWDNCGWQIEPGVLQEEARVLVCLTPTLAVMQEAISSNANLIFAHHPLIFNPPKSLRSGEGLTEMARLAFIHNIGIYSAHTNFDQVNDGTADVLAQMLHLHGVSPIVPTQAGLGYGRVGMLEPSLTLQALLSTIQAQLNPPKLIFSPTADLQQQISRVAVLGGSGAGFISAVVKTKAQAYLTADCKFHQFQESRDRELILIDAGHYATERPACDRLVQKFQLLNLDWVQLSQKDEDFRQFLP, encoded by the coding sequence ATGAAAACCGCTGATTTAATCACCTGGTTTGAAGAATGGGCAAATCCTGCCTGGTGTGAAAATTGGGATAATTGTGGTTGGCAGATTGAGCCTGGTGTGTTACAGGAAGAAGCAAGAGTGTTGGTGTGCTTAACGCCAACTTTAGCAGTGATGCAAGAGGCAATATCTAGCAATGCTAATCTGATTTTTGCCCATCATCCCCTCATTTTTAATCCCCCTAAATCTCTACGCAGTGGGGAAGGGTTGACGGAAATGGCACGTTTAGCTTTTATTCACAATATCGGTATCTACAGCGCCCATACAAATTTTGACCAGGTAAATGATGGCACAGCGGATGTTTTAGCACAAATGTTACATCTGCACGGAGTATCTCCCATAGTTCCCACCCAAGCAGGATTAGGATATGGACGTGTGGGAATGCTAGAACCATCTTTAACATTGCAGGCATTACTCAGCACTATTCAAGCTCAACTTAACCCCCCAAAGTTGATTTTTTCCCCCACTGCTGACTTGCAACAGCAGATTTCACGAGTTGCAGTTTTAGGTGGTTCGGGGGCTGGTTTTATTTCCGCAGTTGTGAAAACCAAGGCCCAGGCATATCTCACAGCTGATTGTAAATTCCATCAATTCCAAGAAAGTAGAGATAGGGAACTGATTTTAATTGATGCTGGACATTATGCCACTGAACGCCCGGCGTGCGATCGCTTGGTACAAAAATTCCAGTTACTCAACTTAGATTGGGTGCAATTGAGTCAAAAGGACGAAGATTTCCGCCAGTTTTTACCTTGA
- a CDS encoding DUF6679 family protein, which translates to MLHRKIYQLCCDGREVCVFLRDQQRWIERARIIDIEGDLVTLRYETDEEDEVCSWEEMVRLESIGAVTQKLASVPRGNVEPLTTEDCPEAERIRNHYTDLNPESGEYQ; encoded by the coding sequence ATGCTACACCGCAAGATTTATCAACTGTGTTGCGACGGGCGGGAGGTATGTGTTTTTTTGCGGGATCAGCAACGCTGGATAGAGCGGGCCCGCATCATCGATATAGAGGGTGATTTAGTGACTCTACGCTATGAAACAGACGAAGAAGACGAAGTTTGTTCTTGGGAAGAGATGGTTCGCCTAGAAAGCATTGGCGCTGTAACGCAAAAATTAGCTTCCGTACCACGGGGTAATGTGGAACCTCTCACAACAGAAGATTGTCCTGAAGCGGAACGTATCCGTAACCATTACACTGACTTAAATCCAGAGTCAGGGGAATATCAATAA
- a CDS encoding MBL fold metallo-hydrolase translates to MRNDLSVSSGPDAGETANELECLPYSVQHQDEGVCLLVRMGPHRILLDCGLVDISSLSKGITKSAQRGNSPLPADLVLISHAHPDHARGLLALNQAFPLLPIYASEVTSKLLPLNWPEQDPQEIPLLCQALPLQSPIEIQENLVVELFPAGHLPGAVAILLTYHTQDRDYKLLYTGDFFLSNSRLVEGLRLEELRGLNIDVLLIEGNYGTSRHPHRRNQENQLAERINRAITDHCSVILPTPALGLGQELLMLLRSHHHFTGKDLDIWVDGAVATGCDAYLELLSHLPSSVQNFARHQPLFWDERVRPRVRRLKVEDLATLGSSPCIVLTDSTADLSKYCQPNTGPWLILLPEKIDIKVNQEYLAKTTVDCYLLAQHSDGPGTTQLIHNLRPQHVVFVHGSPAYLADLTGLEELQNRYHVHSPAAGILVELPIGETFLQPSAPETNYEGELTELEAVITITLPDTITDDPRWQQFADTGLIEARWQGEEIVLRGLSQRELLNQNSVDADRRRHRYALSDLECCGTCRYQRGQRCWNPAAPLYNFKVTLEGYCPAFESLSES, encoded by the coding sequence ATGAGGAATGATCTGTCGGTATCCTCTGGCCCTGATGCTGGGGAAACAGCTAATGAATTAGAATGCTTACCCTATAGTGTTCAGCATCAAGATGAAGGTGTATGTCTACTAGTGCGAATGGGGCCACACCGGATTTTGTTAGATTGTGGCTTGGTGGATATCTCATCCCTGTCGAAGGGAATTACTAAATCAGCACAGAGGGGTAATTCACCATTACCAGCAGATTTAGTATTGATTAGTCATGCTCATCCAGATCATGCTAGAGGTTTGTTGGCTCTCAATCAAGCTTTTCCGCTGTTACCTATCTATGCTAGTGAGGTGACTAGCAAGTTACTACCACTAAATTGGCCAGAACAAGATCCCCAAGAAATTCCTTTATTATGTCAGGCTCTGCCATTACAATCGCCTATAGAAATTCAAGAAAATCTTGTAGTAGAACTATTTCCCGCAGGTCATTTACCAGGGGCTGTGGCTATTCTCCTCACCTACCATACCCAAGACCGTGATTACAAGTTACTTTATACTGGTGATTTCTTCTTATCCAATTCCAGATTAGTCGAAGGGTTACGTTTAGAGGAATTACGGGGTTTAAATATAGATGTGCTGTTAATTGAAGGTAATTATGGCACATCCCGTCATCCCCACCGACGCAACCAAGAAAATCAATTAGCAGAAAGAATTAATCGAGCCATCACTGATCATTGTTCTGTGATTTTACCCACCCCCGCTTTAGGGTTAGGTCAAGAATTGTTGATGCTGTTACGCTCTCATCACCATTTTACCGGTAAAGATTTAGACATTTGGGTTGATGGTGCTGTTGCTACTGGTTGTGATGCTTATTTAGAACTTTTATCCCATCTTCCTTCCTCAGTCCAGAACTTTGCCCGCCATCAACCTCTATTTTGGGATGAACGAGTGCGCCCCCGTGTACGGCGGTTAAAAGTGGAAGATTTGGCTACTTTGGGTAGTTCCCCCTGTATTGTTCTTACTGACTCTACAGCGGATTTGAGTAAATATTGTCAACCTAATACTGGCCCTTGGCTAATTCTCTTACCAGAAAAAATTGATATCAAAGTTAATCAAGAATATTTAGCAAAAACCACTGTTGATTGTTATCTTTTGGCTCAACATAGTGATGGCCCTGGGACAACACAGCTAATTCACAATTTACGACCCCAGCACGTCGTTTTTGTCCACGGTTCACCTGCTTACTTAGCTGACCTAACTGGTTTAGAAGAGTTACAAAATCGTTATCATGTTCATTCTCCCGCAGCTGGCATTTTGGTAGAATTACCAATTGGCGAAACATTTTTACAACCTTCTGCACCCGAAACTAATTATGAAGGTGAGTTGACAGAGCTAGAAGCTGTAATTACCATCACCCTCCCAGATACGATTACAGATGATCCTCGTTGGCAGCAATTTGCTGATACTGGTTTAATAGAAGCCCGTTGGCAGGGGGAAGAAATAGTATTACGGGGATTGTCACAACGAGAACTACTCAACCAAAATAGCGTTGATGCAGACCGTCGTAGGCATCGCTATGCTTTGTCTGATTTAGAATGTTGTGGAACTTGCCGATACCAAAGAGGGCAACGGTGTTGGAATCCCGCCGCCCCGTTATATAACTTCAAAGTTACCCTTGAAGGTTACTGCCCTGCCTTTGAGAGCTTATCTGAATCATGA
- the ychF gene encoding redox-regulated ATPase YchF has protein sequence MLRAGIVGLPNVGKSTLFNAVVANAKAEAANFPFCTIEPNVGIVSVPDDRLNVLAKIATSVQTVPARVEFVDIAGLVKGASQGEGLGNQFLSHIREVDAIVHVVRCFENDDIIHVAGSVDPARDIEIINLELGLSDLFQIERRIDRTRKLARTSKDAQFEIAVLEKLAAALNEGKSVRQVSLNEEEAEIIKGLGLLTNKPIIYAANVSEDDLATGNDFVERVQEVAAQENAQVVIVSAQVEAELVELPEADKADFLESLGVKEGGLKSLIRATYTLLGLRTYFTCGPKETRAWTINAGMSAPQAAGVIHSDFERGFIRAETVAYNDLVTHGSMNAAKEKGLVRSEGKEYIVQEGDVLLFRFNV, from the coding sequence ATGCTAAGAGCCGGAATTGTCGGACTTCCCAACGTCGGAAAATCAACCTTATTTAACGCTGTAGTGGCTAATGCTAAAGCCGAAGCAGCTAATTTCCCATTCTGCACTATTGAACCGAATGTTGGCATTGTCTCAGTACCAGATGACCGGTTAAACGTTCTCGCCAAAATTGCCACGTCAGTACAAACTGTCCCGGCGCGGGTGGAGTTTGTAGATATTGCCGGTTTGGTGAAAGGTGCAAGTCAGGGTGAAGGGCTGGGTAATCAATTTTTATCGCATATTCGAGAAGTTGATGCGATCGTTCATGTTGTGCGTTGTTTTGAAAATGATGATATCATTCACGTTGCTGGTTCTGTTGACCCAGCGAGAGATATTGAAATCATTAATTTAGAATTAGGTTTATCTGATTTATTCCAAATTGAACGCCGTATTGACAGAACTCGCAAACTAGCACGCACTAGTAAAGATGCACAATTTGAAATTGCTGTCTTGGAAAAATTAGCTGCGGCTTTAAATGAAGGTAAATCTGTTCGTCAAGTAAGTTTGAATGAAGAAGAAGCTGAAATTATTAAAGGCTTAGGACTTCTGACCAATAAACCAATTATCTATGCTGCTAATGTGTCTGAAGATGATTTAGCAACAGGTAATGATTTTGTGGAAAGAGTACAAGAAGTTGCGGCTCAAGAAAATGCCCAAGTTGTAATTGTTTCTGCTCAAGTGGAAGCAGAACTTGTGGAATTACCAGAAGCAGATAAAGCTGATTTTTTGGAATCCTTGGGTGTGAAAGAAGGCGGTTTAAAATCTTTAATTCGTGCAACTTACACCCTGTTAGGTTTGCGGACTTATTTTACCTGTGGTCCCAAAGAAACCCGTGCTTGGACAATTAATGCCGGAATGTCTGCACCCCAAGCAGCAGGTGTTATTCACTCTGATTTTGAGAGGGGATTTATTCGCGCTGAGACTGTTGCTTATAATGATTTAGTAACACATGGTTCTATGAATGCTGCGAAAGAAAAAGGTTTAGTGAGAAGTGAAGGTAAGGAGTATATTGTGCAAGAAGGAGATGTGTTATTATTCCGGTTTAATGTGTAG
- a CDS encoding trifunctional serine/threonine-protein kinase/ATP-binding protein/sensor histidine kinase, with product MTITQIDISGYQINEELYQGSRTVVYQGVRVIDSLPVVIKLLKNPSPTFNELVQFRNQYTIAKNLHQPEIIQTYSLEAYNNSYALVMEDFGGVSLKEWIQKYEKTLSLSNFLHVAISLCNILDIIYRHRIIHKDIKPANILINPETKQVKLIDFSISSLLPRETQSLISANVLEGTLAYISPEQTGRMNRCIEYRTDFYSLGVTFYELLTGELPFQSEDAMELVHCQIAKAAPLIQEINPAIPSVLSEIVKKLMAKNTEGRYQSALGLKYDLENCLLLLKNTGTITDFPIAQRDLCDRFIIPDKLYGRETEVETLIQAFERVSVGITEMMLIAGFSGIGKTAVVNEVHKPIVRQHGYFIKGKYDQFNRNIPFSAFVQAFRDLMGQLLTESDAQIQIWKSKILAAVGENGQVILEVIPELEKIIGQQPPAIKLSGTAAQNRFNLLFHNFVQVFTTKEHPLVMFLDDLQWADLASLKLIELLMSESAGGYLLLIGAYRDNEVAAAHPLMFSLEEIRKAQATVNTITLAPLSNSSLNQLVADTLSCSAEIAQPLTELVYQKTQGNPFFSTQFLKALYEDGIIKFDWEGGNWQCNIVAVKELSLSDDVVEFMALQLQKLPEKTQEILKFAACIGNQFDLVTLAIIWEKSETETATVLWKALQEGLILPQSEVYKFYVGREVEDGLKGSQIVTYKFLHDRVQQAAYSLIPQEQKQYTHYRIGQLLLQGLSQPEQAERIFDIVNQLNMGQAVIATTEQKQELADLNLKAGQKAKLSAAYQAAQDYCTIGMALLSPDAWHENYTLMYNLHRDGSEAAYLCSNFDQAEVLYGETLKYAQTSLDKAIIYRVQMTQYQLQGRNAEAIAIQRQSLQLLGWTMPTEPEMIQASLDAEIATVQQFLKQDSIKSILAAPKMTDTSIAEILRILQILFYAAWLDGQPTLALLALAKMTTLSLQYGNSDMSPFGYVGYGLIANGVLKDCATAYQFGEMAVQLCEQFDNADVRGMTNFLFAADVHSWNRPIREADTYYNNAYKYGMEAGNWLTVGFMMMQSGSDRLTYGKNLDDLYAIAQNHAAFLDQIKSLDNLNALTVGVIQPIRQLLGLTKTPFTFDDDSFSEAQYLQKYVNAPYHLAWLYSVKIRHAYLFDHQAAYPDLIPQLSIIENTISSHAKVPSSVFYVALMHLALAEAASEDSERHHHLQALIPLEERLNMWAKACPKNLLHKCLLIQAEKARLNKQKTAAIELYDQAITQAKANEYGYEEGLANELATKFYLDWGKEKVAAAYMQEAYYCYARWGAKAKNDNLEKRYPQLLQPILQQQKIGFNSLETIANIVSTSTSSSTSSLRTSISDVLDLASALKAAQAISSSLELKELIAHLTRIILENSGAEKSVVILPQDDEWQVRAITFIDHQSNSQSNIKTILDLQLLDTCEYIPKKIINYVKNTQETVIIDNCQTDIPGVIGKYMLQYQPQSVLCTPIIKQGHLLGIIYLENKLTRGVFSNERLQIIKLLSSQAAISLENSQLYQQAQEALQDLQAAQLQIVQSEKMSALGNLVAGVAHEMNNPLGFISATLEQAKPSLDDIFEHLKLYQESFPDPGEIIIDHAEKIDLDYSLEDLPKMINSMTVACDRLCNISTSLRTFSRMDKDYKVPFNIHEGIDSTILILKHRLKASQQHPEIEVTTNYGDLSLVECFPGQLNQVFMNILANAIDALEESNTGRSFSDMKASPNCITITTSMENHQAKIQIADNGNGMSEEIKNKIFEHLFTTKAVSKGTGLGLAIARQIVTETHNGKLSCNSILGKGTEFVIEIPLS from the coding sequence ATGACTATTACTCAAATTGATATTTCCGGATATCAGATTAACGAAGAACTATACCAAGGTTCTAGAACTGTTGTTTATCAAGGAGTTAGAGTCATTGACTCCTTACCAGTAGTGATTAAGCTGCTGAAAAATCCTTCCCCCACTTTCAATGAGTTGGTGCAGTTTCGCAATCAGTACACCATTGCCAAAAATCTCCACCAACCTGAAATTATTCAAACTTATAGTTTAGAAGCATACAACAATAGTTATGCTTTAGTGATGGAAGACTTTGGGGGAGTATCTCTCAAGGAATGGATACAGAAATATGAGAAAACACTATCTCTGAGTAATTTCTTGCACGTAGCTATATCTTTATGTAACATCTTAGATATTATTTACCGTCACCGCATTATTCATAAAGATATAAAACCAGCCAATATTTTAATTAATCCTGAAACTAAACAAGTTAAATTAATTGATTTTAGTATTTCTTCTCTGCTGCCACGAGAAACGCAAAGTTTAATCAGTGCCAATGTTTTAGAAGGAACTCTAGCTTATATTTCCCCCGAACAAACTGGACGGATGAATCGGTGTATTGAATACCGTACAGATTTCTATTCTTTGGGTGTAACATTTTATGAGCTACTGACAGGAGAATTACCATTTCAGTCAGAAGATGCGATGGAATTGGTACATTGTCAAATTGCAAAAGCCGCACCCTTAATACAGGAAATAAATCCCGCCATTCCATCTGTATTATCAGAAATTGTCAAAAAATTGATGGCGAAAAATACAGAAGGCCGCTATCAAAGTGCATTAGGGCTGAAGTATGATTTAGAAAATTGTCTTCTGCTACTGAAGAATACAGGAACAATTACAGACTTTCCAATTGCACAAAGGGATTTGTGCGATCGCTTTATTATTCCTGACAAGCTTTATGGACGGGAAACTGAAGTAGAAACACTAATCCAAGCATTTGAGCGTGTCAGTGTCGGCATAACCGAAATGATGCTGATAGCAGGGTTCTCTGGGATTGGGAAAACTGCGGTTGTTAATGAAGTTCACAAACCAATTGTGAGACAACATGGTTATTTTATTAAAGGTAAATATGACCAATTTAATCGCAATATTCCCTTTTCAGCATTTGTCCAAGCTTTCCGGGATTTAATGGGGCAATTGTTGACAGAAAGTGATGCTCAAATTCAAATATGGAAAAGTAAGATTTTAGCGGCTGTAGGTGAGAATGGACAGGTAATTCTTGAGGTCATTCCTGAATTAGAAAAAATTATTGGTCAACAACCACCAGCAATCAAACTATCAGGAACTGCTGCCCAAAATAGATTTAATTTATTATTCCATAATTTTGTCCAGGTATTCACTACTAAGGAACATCCTTTAGTGATGTTTTTAGATGATTTACAGTGGGCAGATTTGGCATCTCTGAAGCTGATAGAGTTGCTGATGAGTGAATCAGCCGGAGGATATTTATTATTAATTGGTGCTTATCGAGATAATGAAGTTGCAGCTGCCCATCCTTTGATGTTCAGTTTGGAAGAAATTAGGAAAGCTCAAGCCACAGTCAATACTATTACCCTTGCTCCCCTTAGTAACTCTAGTTTAAATCAATTGGTGGCAGATACGCTGAGTTGTTCAGCAGAAATTGCCCAACCATTAACAGAATTAGTTTATCAAAAAACTCAGGGAAATCCATTTTTTAGTACGCAGTTTTTGAAAGCGCTCTATGAAGATGGAATCATTAAATTTGATTGGGAAGGGGGAAATTGGCAGTGTAATATTGTTGCAGTGAAGGAGTTATCGCTCTCCGATGATGTTGTTGAATTTATGGCATTGCAGTTACAGAAATTGCCAGAGAAAACACAGGAAATTTTAAAGTTTGCAGCGTGTATTGGTAATCAATTTGACCTCGTGACATTGGCGATTATTTGGGAAAAATCGGAAACTGAAACCGCTACAGTCCTATGGAAAGCATTACAAGAAGGACTGATTTTACCCCAGAGTGAAGTTTATAAATTTTATGTGGGGAGGGAAGTAGAGGATGGGTTAAAAGGTTCACAGATTGTCACCTACAAATTTCTCCACGATCGCGTTCAGCAAGCCGCATACTCATTGATTCCCCAAGAGCAAAAGCAGTATACACATTACCGAATTGGTCAATTGTTGCTGCAAGGTTTATCCCAGCCGGAACAAGCAGAACGCATTTTTGACATTGTGAACCAACTCAACATGGGGCAAGCTGTTATTGCTACCACTGAGCAAAAGCAAGAACTGGCTGATCTGAATTTAAAAGCTGGACAAAAAGCTAAACTCTCAGCAGCCTATCAAGCGGCTCAGGACTATTGCACTATTGGGATGGCTTTATTATCTCCAGATGCTTGGCATGAAAATTATACACTCATGTACAATTTGCATCGTGATGGTTCCGAAGCGGCTTATCTTTGTAGTAACTTTGACCAAGCCGAAGTTTTGTATGGGGAGACACTCAAATATGCTCAAACTTCCCTGGACAAAGCCATAATTTATCGGGTGCAGATGACCCAGTACCAGCTTCAGGGACGAAATGCTGAAGCGATCGCTATTCAACGTCAAAGTTTACAGCTGCTGGGGTGGACAATGCCCACAGAACCGGAGATGATCCAAGCTAGTTTAGATGCAGAAATCGCCACAGTTCAGCAATTTCTCAAGCAAGATAGCATTAAATCAATTCTCGCAGCCCCCAAAATGACAGATACCAGCATTGCAGAAATATTGCGAATTTTACAAATTCTGTTTTATGCTGCATGGCTCGATGGTCAACCGACTTTAGCATTACTCGCACTCGCTAAAATGACCACGCTGTCATTACAGTATGGTAATAGCGATATGTCTCCCTTTGGCTATGTCGGCTATGGCTTAATTGCTAATGGTGTCCTCAAAGATTGCGCTACTGCTTATCAGTTTGGGGAAATGGCAGTACAGCTTTGTGAACAGTTTGACAATGCTGATGTGCGCGGTATGACTAACTTCCTCTTTGCTGCTGATGTGCATAGCTGGAATCGTCCCATTCGGGAGGCGGATACATACTATAACAACGCTTACAAATACGGGATGGAAGCTGGAAACTGGCTGACAGTAGGCTTTATGATGATGCAGAGTGGTTCTGATCGCCTGACCTATGGTAAAAACTTAGATGATTTGTATGCGATCGCTCAAAACCACGCAGCTTTTCTGGATCAAATCAAAAGCTTAGATAACCTGAATGCCTTAACCGTTGGAGTAATTCAACCAATACGCCAACTTTTGGGTTTAACCAAAACGCCCTTTACCTTTGATGATGACAGCTTTAGTGAAGCCCAGTATTTGCAAAAATACGTCAATGCTCCCTATCATTTGGCTTGGTTATATTCTGTCAAAATTCGCCATGCCTATTTATTTGATCATCAAGCTGCATACCCTGATTTAATCCCCCAACTGAGCATCATTGAAAATACAATTTCCAGTCATGCAAAAGTCCCCTCCAGCGTTTTTTATGTGGCATTAATGCATCTCGCTTTGGCTGAAGCTGCTTCCGAAGATTCTGAGCGTCATCACCATTTACAAGCACTCATCCCTCTAGAAGAACGCTTGAATATGTGGGCAAAAGCTTGTCCTAAAAATCTTCTGCACAAATGTCTACTCATCCAAGCAGAAAAAGCCAGACTAAACAAACAAAAAACCGCAGCAATTGAACTTTATGATCAAGCAATTACCCAAGCTAAAGCAAATGAGTATGGCTACGAAGAAGGGTTAGCCAATGAACTAGCAACTAAATTCTACCTTGACTGGGGCAAAGAAAAAGTTGCCGCAGCTTATATGCAGGAAGCATACTATTGCTACGCCCGTTGGGGTGCAAAAGCCAAAAACGATAACTTAGAAAAACGTTATCCTCAACTGCTGCAACCCATCCTGCAACAACAAAAAATTGGTTTCAATTCCCTAGAAACCATAGCTAATATTGTCAGTACCTCAACTTCCTCATCTACTTCCAGTTTGAGAACTAGTATTTCAGATGTACTAGATTTGGCTTCAGCCCTCAAAGCAGCTCAAGCGATTTCCAGTTCTCTGGAATTAAAGGAACTTATCGCCCACCTGACTCGTATTATCTTAGAAAACTCTGGAGCGGAAAAATCTGTAGTCATTCTTCCTCAAGATGATGAATGGCAAGTGCGTGCAATTACTTTTATCGATCACCAGTCAAATTCCCAGAGTAATATTAAAACCATTCTTGATTTACAACTACTAGATACTTGTGAATATATCCCTAAAAAAATTATCAATTACGTTAAAAATACCCAAGAAACCGTAATTATAGACAATTGCCAAACAGATATTCCTGGTGTGATTGGGAAATATATGCTGCAATATCAACCCCAAAGTGTATTATGCACACCAATTATTAAGCAAGGGCATTTGTTAGGAATTATATATCTAGAAAACAAGTTAACAAGGGGGGTGTTTTCTAATGAACGACTACAGATCATCAAACTGCTTTCCTCCCAAGCAGCAATATCTCTAGAAAATTCTCAGCTTTACCAACAAGCGCAAGAAGCTCTACAAGATTTACAAGCAGCACAATTACAAATTGTGCAAAGTGAAAAAATGTCTGCATTAGGTAACTTAGTTGCTGGAGTAGCCCATGAAATGAATAATCCTTTGGGCTTTATTTCTGCTACTCTTGAACAAGCTAAACCCAGCTTGGATGATATTTTTGAACATTTAAAACTATATCAAGAAAGCTTTCCTGATCCAGGTGAAATAATTATTGACCATGCCGAGAAAATTGACTTAGATTATAGCTTGGAAGACTTACCCAAGATGATTAACTCAATGACAGTAGCCTGCGATCGTCTCTGCAACATTAGCACCAGCTTAAGAACTTTCTCCCGCATGGATAAAGATTACAAAGTCCCTTTTAATATCCATGAAGGTATTGATAGCACAATTTTAATTCTCAAGCATCGCCTAAAAGCTAGTCAACAACATCCAGAGATTGAAGTAACTACAAATTATGGTGATCTATCTCTAGTGGAATGCTTCCCTGGCCAATTAAACCAGGTATTTATGAATATTCTAGCAAATGCCATTGATGCTTTAGAAGAATCAAATACTGGGCGGAGTTTTAGTGACATGAAAGCAAGTCCCAACTGCATTACAATTACAACATCAATGGAAAATCACCAAGCCAAGATTCAGATTGCTGATAATGGTAACGGCATGAGCGAAGAAATTAAAAACAAGATTTTTGAGCATTTATTTACTACCAAAGCCGTAAGTAAAGGTACAGGCTTAGGATTAGCGATCGCACGTCAAATTGTTACCGAAACTCATAATGGCAAGTTGAGTTGTAATTCTATTCTGGGTAAGGGGACAGAATTTGTGATTGAAATTCCACTCTCATGA
- a CDS encoding DNA double-strand break repair nuclease NurA — protein sequence MLDLTKLARQMQGLSQHLSSEVAESNRRLELAKQNLKQAFKCQQELIERQEKWRDRILFANATPIEPLETCIDISIPPKVHTVIATDGSQIAPNHHEIAYCYLLNIGRVVLHYGQNRHPLLDSLPEVFYRPEDLYIARQWGLRTEEWMSHRRTASETTVLAELACSAKTEAPALAMVDGSLIYWFLDQLPIDARDRILPPILEAWQQMRQAQIPIMGYLSSSRNIDSMNFLRLLACPHPVPDCITHCPNQLEYVPCKIFDSLRDTSLWATQLQPGQRGPLWRSNNRILELYADQTIYFCHVNVGAEIARIEVPIWVAENTAMLDQALGLMLAQVQKGYGYPVAIAEAHNQAVVRGGDRNHFFALLEREMIKAGIKNVGTSYKEARKRGSIA from the coding sequence ATGCTTGATTTAACAAAATTAGCGCGACAAATGCAAGGATTGAGTCAGCATCTTTCCTCAGAAGTTGCTGAAAGCAATCGGCGGTTGGAATTGGCAAAACAAAATTTAAAACAAGCGTTTAAATGTCAACAAGAGTTAATTGAACGTCAAGAAAAATGGCGCGATCGCATTCTCTTTGCCAATGCTACACCAATTGAACCCCTAGAAACCTGTATTGATATCTCTATCCCCCCTAAAGTTCATACCGTCATCGCTACAGATGGTTCGCAAATTGCCCCTAATCATCACGAAATTGCATATTGTTATTTACTAAATATCGGTAGAGTTGTTTTACACTACGGTCAAAATCGTCACCCTTTACTAGATAGTTTACCAGAGGTATTTTATCGCCCAGAAGATCTATATATCGCCCGTCAGTGGGGTTTAAGAACCGAAGAATGGATGAGTCATCGCCGTACTGCTTCAGAAACTACGGTATTAGCAGAACTAGCTTGTAGTGCAAAAACAGAAGCACCAGCCTTAGCAATGGTAGATGGTTCTTTAATTTACTGGTTTTTGGATCAATTACCGATAGATGCCCGCGATCGCATTTTGCCCCCCATCTTAGAAGCCTGGCAACAAATGCGTCAAGCCCAAATTCCCATCATGGGCTATCTTAGCTCCTCTCGCAATATCGACTCCATGAACTTTTTACGGTTATTAGCTTGTCCCCATCCAGTACCCGATTGCATCACTCATTGCCCTAACCAATTAGAATATGTACCCTGTAAAATATTTGACTCCTTACGTGATACATCTCTATGGGCAACCCAACTCCAACCAGGACAACGTGGACCCCTCTGGCGTAGCAATAACCGAATCTTAGAATTATACGCAGACCAAACCATTTATTTTTGTCACGTTAATGTAGGTGCGGAAATTGCTCGGATAGAAGTTCCTATTTGGGTAGCAGAAAACACTGCTATGCTCGACCAAGCACTAGGATTAATGTTGGCACAAGTGCAGAAAGGATACGGTTATCCTGTCGCCATAGCAGAAGCACATAACCAGGCTGTAGTCAGAGGTGGTGATAGAAACCATTTCTTTGCCCTTTTGGAAAGAGAAATGATTAAAGCAGGCATAAAAAACGTTGGTACCTCCTACAAAGAAGCAAGAAAACGAGGAAGTATTGCTTAA